A genomic window from Pungitius pungitius chromosome 12, fPunPun2.1, whole genome shotgun sequence includes:
- the tcf20 gene encoding transcription factor 20 isoform X2: MQNFSNSPIPNLLPPGFSGRGGGGTLYPSQSAEPQISPRMTDDYAGMQQQSLHRGHHHPSQASHMLAYSARNRGAVEASPTQSNVHSGNSSNPYRKDAMDYYFSMAGKERHRRGGMAYGAGFGYPNIDGHIPHQYRHAGSGSAPASGLMSPYPVDYGSSVGSSGGAGVGGFSPSHQYNMSQNAAMQSVPGSQMQHRQLGQAFPAVHHGQQHRSYPHSGHRMTPQYSHYSPQGAASTGSSGMYSPPPQRYLDGAAGAGFDPKVNNSPNVNSSSNSISSSVAANNVGPMENVQQSYHASNYPGYSQQTLSLHKQATLQHRNSQHNLGVGYDNSLKMQHQGPSPGSVYAKHHQASNPSIPQAASQEIAKSPMHPNAQQAQMNQNFSPISNPSPAASAVHSPSCSSSPSPLMGVTEVHANPSGHGPSHHPSSNPRSSHGQGRLLQTMPQLSPTPNSNSSISSGGSGGSHKAHSIGGSSVPPTSRNKLGLGAGVGSRDDGSSIYSSSPLDKMQDAALNSLNALSSQVANLPNTVQHMVLTDSVLSQKKGKDVGQMQQATHGAPPSQPRSRNASAASSTSTVKDGSAPGIGDGASLDAEEDSSRILVGGSSVTKVEREEQLSEGEHGRVRQMSGASSGSEPTGYPLASESETQTGLTSAKELNVSETKANETRASLSSSSPAFGCPSILHSKPPVSSPPSSTSASVPPLQPNCISEPGLTYGDHRGGHRKTAEIKSEVIKNENEGPLDKLEKGRLQMQRGGEVNSKNCQDKENRLHTASRLHSNERGEKHTSEELQSASNVGVIVSARSEGSQNEKSKHPQGNCIEEKHSFLRESSSHNGEEGVDLSLYSSPHQKSNFGRPQNPPQSGPHKYVYPESTYGSDLTMKSRGRAGPVGVMESNSRYLGYQQSQAGYGHVHPKDASSATEALVKRGQGVGAKGQEDHLQQFPSLLQEVLQGYNLDRRYGRPEQAFPSHQQVQQPFQTRHSYGINEALAHSGQIGGTLKHPQPNQRHGSEPSFATDTQSSVRSDVPITKIMQNADKNDMGVSYGHLTQATESQQPPTKHINLADYSLPQRKASSNVSTPPSAVQELLLQEPEPLTGIMGQTESQKSSGSILAPSERRSVICDVSPNRRGTPERESDREREKSEASVIQQPFSSPAAASDMSKKDIGEKQVVKIEMASKKAALDAANLPPAHHGVGCADDAEMEYHSKSGHSSVVINADPYRRGNVDIPSLPSHPLSANPLSSPSRHKSYLHGVDLSTGSGNSFPAYRFGDIREANMIPRPHNPHFSSHHPYHNLSPQAQSTNKLQMYAHPRGAPHHPHDMNDWVKAMNRPSKEMMLLPGSSPGRHKVSQAEARQRMVSQTDMPVELLATKTLHHQGAFFDLKMWESTHSGRDGARMMEGESFYRTQAPPPPPSAPVASHVPILPQMSHGLNAAEPGVPRGAAEDAKHPCPPPPPISAKPSANMTSTQPQVSRQTKASGSGDTNPLMLRRRVRSFISPIPAKRQLQDVSQQRAATNSHHSPGAQSESSYHNEDDSSSDIPCPRLSSPLPGENTYSQSLSPSSGITRAMPPKKGRGLKLEAIVQKITPNIKKPAVHVDDDSNHYPGFSHSEMLPFNDSQDQDMSHFPRGVGGDDSYMDESHSLNDIISFRGVDETGPLPPSAYPCEHHQASRALKQDFDFGLGSTVSSASGDKEDFALLGPLPPPPPLPRPVQGSPPPSSSALSDIQHFTNTYQQLETRRGEQSAANLLRQKLQESGMGFDDYPGSDYYGGTPPHHNQAQGHMLNRPHQMSSGRSSLSPQDPKLHDSSVPKGYFPSGKKKGRPVGSVNKQKRAQNQAQSPGQGQPQAQVQSTTPSAPSVPTEPTTADATTPPLVPTTSSTPPPTAPPLCDGNNSPPLTPPILTQIVKVDVESEDTQPVIEVKPVRRRRRGGKDENETLEARGRQRRRRRAPGPTAPSVAKVDPDPPLGGGASPGPNRVFVDPNRKGPFVPHIHVENKIPEIGAVCIIVNAEEEKLKGERSAVGGKVGGNGIDSPSAPAPFSQLSRRDRELEKRETDEAETILPSGKALPSTGYIVTGPVITETHHTGRLLCCLCQKWANYKHLGDLYGPFYPAEYAAKLPKNIPQVRQCQAPIGTSKTGQNSDMSSSALRANPDTQTQEAQFIQPPTVSDYAMSQETNPVFLPAKVRTAPTAAGEEMMMHMTGKFSNASSSSSSFFSSYISKTTPSLTWDMNLDIRPIPKLKREPELDTDKEHPPIQQQQQQTDEAQQRPQHRKLTSHPRFKRRHKSSEDSPRMVPSNSKASLPFQPPPPALDSLGPLAQLAQLPQMPMDPEELWVHEGCMVWTSGVYLVNGRLYGLQEALDGARETCCSYCEMVGSTLGCYSKGCTLRYHYLCAIEADCSLNKDNFSLRCPKHKFSFHATPSLSPLLLPPSFSLPRASGLPSQCTWSSQREAERNAEEEETPQSWSC, from the exons ATGCAGAATTTTTCTAACAGTCCGATTCCCAATTTGCTTCCCCCGGGATTCagtgggaggggtggagggggaactCTGTATCCCTCTCAGTCAGCAGAGCCCCAGATTTCCCCAAGGATGACAGACGATTACGCAGGGATGCAACAGCAGAGCCTGCACAGAGGCCATCATCACCCCAGTCAAGCCAGCCACATGCTTGCGTACAGTGCTCGAAACAGAGGTGCTGTGGAGGCATCGCCAACACAGAGTAACGTTCACAGCGGCAACTCTAGCAACCCCTACAGGAAGGACGCCATGGATTACTATTTTTCCATGGCAGGAAAGGAAAGACACAGGAGGGGAGGCATGGCATATGGGGCAGGGTTTGGGTACCCTAATATCGATGGACATATACCTCACCAGTATCGACATGCCGGATCTGGCTCTGCACCAGCATCCGGCTTGATGTCACCATATCCTGTAGACTACGGCTCAAGTGTTGGTTCTAGTGGAGGTGCTGGTGTTGGAGGGTTCTCTCCTTCACATCAGTACAATATGAGTCAGAATGCTGCAATGCAGTCAGTGCCAGGTTCTCAGATGCAACATCGCCAGCTTGGACAAGCCTTCCCAGCTGTTCACCATGGACAGCAGCATAGGAGCTATCCGCACTCTGGGCACAGAATGACCCCTCAGTACTCTCACTACTCACCGCAGGGTGCAGCATCCACAGGGTCATCAGGAATGTACAGCCCTCCTCCACAGAGATACCTTGACGGGGCTGCTGGTGCGGGGTTTGATCCCAAAGTCAACAATTCCCCCAATGTCAACTCTAGTTCAAATTCAATCTCCAGTTCAGTTGCTGCTAACAATGTGGGGCCAATGGAGAATGTTCAGCAGAGTTACCATGCATCAAATTACCCTGGCTATTCCCAACAGACACTTTCGCTTCACAAGCAAGCCACACTACAGCACCGCAACTCGCAGCACAATTTAGGGGTAGGCTACGACAACTCTCTCAAGATGCAGCACCAGGGCCCATCTCCAGGCTCTGTCTATGCTAAACATCATCAAGCATCCAATCCCAGTATACCTCAAGCAGCATCTCAAGAAATAGCCAAATCCCCAATGCATCCCAATGCTCAACAAGCCCAAATGAACCAAAACTTTAGCCCGATATCCAACCCCTCACCAGCTGCCTCTGCAGTGCATTCCCCAAGTTGTagctcctctccttcccctttgATGGGCGTCACAGAGGTACATGCAAACCCCTCAGGTCATGGTCCATCGCATCATCCTTCGTCGAACCCCCGTAGCAGCCATGGTCAAGGTAGATTACTGCAGACCATGCCACAATTAAGTCCCACACCCAACTCAAATAGCAGCATCAGTAGTGGTGGTAGCGGAGGCAGTCATAAAGCTCACAGCATTGGAGGGAGCAGTGTGCCTCCAACGAGCCGAAACAAATTGGGTTTAGGGGCAGGAGTTGGATCGCGAGACGATGGCTCATCTATTTATTCATCCTCTCCACTAGACAAAATGCAAGATGCTGCCCTGAATAGTCTTAATGCCTTGAGCTCACAAGTTGCCAATTTACCAAACACAGTACAGCACATGGTTCTCACCGATTCAGTGCTTTCACAGAAGAAGGGGAAGGATGTGGGCCAGATGCAACAGGCAACGCATGGCGCGCCACCATCACAACCAAGGAGTCGAAATGCAAGTGCAGCCTCAAGCACTAGCACAGTTAAAGACGGAAGTGCTCCCGGGATTGGTGATGGTGCCAGTTTAGATGCTGAGGAAGACTCCTCACGAATTTTAGTTGGAGGCTCGTCGGTGACCAAGGTGGAAAGGGAGGAGCAGTTATCTGAAGGGGAACATGGGAGGGTGAGGCAGATGAGTGGTGCAAGCAGTGGATCTGAACCAACTGGCTATCCCCTTGCCTCTGAGAGTGAAACACAGACTGGTCTAACATCCGCTAAAGAACTAAATGTTTCTGAAACGAAAGCAAATGAGACACGCGCATCCCTTTCATCGTCATCCCCAGCTTTTGGATGTCCGTCAATTTTACATTCAAAACCTCCAGTTTCCTCCCCCCCATCATCCACATCTGCCAgtgttcctcctctgcagccaaATTGTATCTCCGAGCCTGGTCTGACATACGGTGACCACAGAGGTGGCCATCGGAAgacagcagaaataaaaagtgaggtcatcaaaaatgaaaatgaaggcCCGCTCGACAAACTGGAGAAAGGCCGTCTTCAAATGCAGCGAGGTGGAGAAGTCAATTCAAAAAATTGccaggacaaagaaaacaggtTGCATACTGCATCGAGATTACACAGCAAtgagaggggagaaaaacacaCGTCTGAGGAGCTCCAGAGTGCTAGTAACGTTGGTGTGATTGTTTCAGCTCGGTCTGAGGGaagtcaaaatgaaaaaagcaaGCATCCCCAAGGCAACTGCATAGAAGAAAAACACTCTTTCCTGAGAGAGTCGAGCAGCCATAATGGAGAGGAAGGTGTAGATCTGAGTTTATATTCCTCACCTCACCAAAAATCGAATTTTGGACGGCCCCAAAATCCTCCCCAGTCTGGGCCGCATAAATATGTCTATCCAGAATCAACATATGGCTCAGATTTGACAATGAAAAGCCGAGGGAGGGCTGGCCCGGTGGGTGTGATGGAATCAAATTCCAGATACTTAGGGTATCAACAATCCCAAGCTGGTTATGGCCATGTGCATCCAAAAGATGCTAGTTCTGCAACAGAGGCTTTGGTAAAGAGAGGGCAAGGCGTAGGAGCTAAAGGTCAGGAAGATCATTTGCAGCAATTTCCAAGTCTTTTGCAAGAGGTTCTTCAAGGTTACAATTTAGATAGACGCTATGGCAGACCGGAGCAGGCCTTCCCGTCCCATCAGCAAGTTCAACAACCGTTTCAAACTAGACACTCGTATGGCATAAATGAGGCTTTGGCTCATTCCGGACAGATTGGTGGCACTTTGAAGCATCCACAGCCAAACCAGAGGCACGGAAGCGAGCCTAGTTTTGCCACAGATACTCAGTCTTCAGTGAGGTCTGATGTACCTATTACTAAGATAATGCAAAATGCTGACAAAAATGACATGGGTGTGTCCTATGGCCATTTGACACAGGCTACGGAGTCTCAGCAACCCCCAACAAAGCATATAAACTTGGCCGACTACTCTCTCCCACAGAGAAAAGCCTCATCAAATGTGTCCACTCCACCCTCTGCTGTGCAGGAGCTCCTGTTGCAAGAGCCAGAGCCGCTAACGGGCATCATGGGTCAGACAGAGTCTCAAAAATCATCAGGCTCCATATTAGCCCCATCAGAGCGGCGCTCTGTCATCTGTGATGTGTCACCAAACCGACGCGGTACTCCAGAAAGGGAAAGTGACAGAGAGCGGGAGAAAAGTGAAGCCTCTGTAATTCAACAGCCATTTTCCTCTCCAGCAGCTGCCAGTGATATGAGTAAAAAAGATATTGGAGAGAAACAAGTGGTGAAAATTGAAATGGCATCAAAGAAGGCTGCCTTGGACGCTGCAAACCTACCACCTGCTCATCATGGTGTTGGTTGCGCTGATGATGCTGAGATGGAGTATCATTCCAAGTCTGGTCATTCATCTGTTGTGATAAATGCTGACCCCTACAGGCGAGGTAATGTGGATATTCCATCCTTACCTTCTCATCCTTTGAGCGCTAACCCTTTATCTTCACCTTCAAGGCATAAGTCTTACCTTCATGGTGTTGATTTATCAACTGGCAGTGGCAACAGCTTTCCTGCCTATCGATTTGGAGATATACGAGAAGCCAATATGATACCACGCCCCCACAACCCCCATTTTTCCTCCCACCATCCGTACCACAATTTATCCCCCCAGGCGCAGTCCACAAATAAGCTTCAGATGTATGCTCACCCTCGTGGCGCCCCTCATCACCCCCATGATATGAACGATTGGGTGAAAGCAATGAACAGGCCATCAAAGGAGATGATGCTGCTTCCTGGTTCTTCTCCAGGAAGACATAAGGTCAGCCAAGCAGAAGCAAGGCAGAGGATGGTCTCACAAACCGACATGCCCGTTGAGCTGCTCGCAACCAAAACACTCCATCATCAAGGCGCtttctttgatttaaaaatgtgggAGTCAACACACTCCGGAAGAGACGGTGCTAGAATGATGGAGGGAGAATCGTTTTACAGAACACAagcgcctcctccccctccctctgctcctgtaGCTTCACACGTTCCCATTCTACCACAAATGAGTCATGGCCTAAATGCTGCTGAACCGGGGGTCCCCAGAGGAGCCGCAGAGGACGCCAAACATCCCTGCCCACCTCCCCCGCCCATATCCGCAAAGCCTTCTGCCAACATGACCTCCACGCAGCCACAGGTGTCGCGTCAGACTAAAGCCAGCGGTTCTGGCGACACAAATCCGCTAATGTTGCGAAGGAGAGTTCGTTCTTTCATCTCTCCCATTCCTGCCAAAAGGCAACTCCAGGATGTGTCTCAGCAGAGAGCTGCAACAAATTCACACCATTCGCCTGGGGCTCAGTCTGAGTCAAGCTATCACAATGAAGACGACTCTAGTTCAGATATCCCATGTCCCAGGCTTTCTTCCCCTCTGCCTGGAGAGAATACCTACTCGCAATCTCTATCTCCATCAAGTGGTATTACCAGGGCTATGCCTCCCAAAAAAGGCAGAGGTTTGAAACTAGAGGCAATAGTGCAGAAAATCACACCAAATATTAAAAAGCCAGCAGTACATGTCGATGATGACTCGAATCATTATCCAGGCTTCTCTCACTCTGAGATGCTGCCGTTTAATGATTCCCAGGACCAAGACATGTCACATTTCCCACGTGGTGTAGGAGGGGACGATAGTTACATGGACGAAAGTCATTCATTAAACGACATTATTTCCTTCAGAGGAGTTGATGAGACTGGGCCTTTACCTCCATCTGCCTACCCGTGTGAGCATCATCAGGCGTCCCGAGCCCTAAAACAAGACTTTGACTTTGGATTAGGATCCACTGTTTCATCAGCATCAGGTGACAAGGAGGATTTCGCTTTGCTTGGACCGttaccccctcctccacctcttcctcgcCCGGTCCAGggttccccccctccatcttcGTCTGCCCTGTCGGACATTCAGCATTTCACCAACACTTATCAGCAGCTCGAGACAAGAAGAGGGGAGCAGTCTGCAGCTAACCTCCTTCGACAGAAACTTCAAGAATCTGGCATGGGATTTGATGATTATCCCGGCAGTGACTACTACGGAGGCACTCCACCCCACCATAATCAGGCACAGGGGCACATGCTGAACAGGCCACATCAGATGTCCTCTGGCAGGTCCAGCCTGTCGCCACAAGATCCCAAACTGCACGACAGTTCCGTGCCTAAAGGTTATTTCCCATCAGGCAAAAAGAAGGGGAGGCCCGTAGGCAGtgtgaataaacaaaaaagggCCCAGAATCAAGCCCAATCACCAGGGCAGGGTCAGCCCCAAGCCCAAGTTCAGAGCACAACTCCAAGTGCTCCCTCAGTCCCAACCGAGCCAACCACAGCGGATGCAACAACCCCACCATTGGTGCCAACTACGAGCAGCACACCGCCCCCCACAGCCCCTCCTCTGTGTGACGGTAACAACTCGCCACCACTGACCCCGCCCATTTTAACCCAGATCGTGAAAGTGGATGTTGAGAGTGAGGATACGCAGCCAGTTATCGAGGTCAAGCCTGTGCGAAGGAGACGCAGAGGTGGGAAAGATGAGAATGAGACGCTGGAGGCCAGAGGGCGACAGAGGAGGCGaaggagagcacctgggccGACGGCACCATCGGTGGCCAAAGTCGACCCAGATCCCCCTTTAGGGGGAGGAGCGAGCCCCGGCCCTAATAGAGTATTTGTGGACCCGAATAGAAAGGGTCCGTTTGTTCCGCACATACACGTGGAGAACAAAATACCAGAGATTGGTGCGGTGTGCATCATCGTAaatgctgaggaggagaagctgaaagGGGAACGTAGTGCAGTCGGAGGGAAAGTGGGGGGGAATGGGATCGATTCTCCCTCCGCCCCAGCTCCTTTCTCCCAGTTATctaggagagacagagagttgGAGAAAAGGGAGACGGATGAAGCGGAGACAATACTTCCGTCGGGAAAAGCGCTCCCCTCCACTGGCTATATTGTTACAGGCCCGGTGATCACAGAGACCCATCACACTGGCCGCCTGCTCTGCTGCTTGTGTCAGAAATGGGCAAATTACAAACACCTTGGCGATCTTTACGGCCCTTTCTATCCAGCCGAATATGCAGCAAAGCTCCCCAAGAATATACCACAGGTTCGACAATGTCAAGCGCCCATTGGCACAAGCAAAACGGGACAAAACTCAGACATGAGCTCAAGCGCTCTGAGGGCCAACCCGGACACGCAAACGCAAGAAGCTCAGTTCATCCAGCCCCCCACTGTCAGTGACTACGCCATGAGCCAAGAGACAAACCCTGTTTTTCTCCCCGCCAAAGTCAGAACGGCCCCGACAGCCGCCGGAGAGGAAATGATGATGCACATGACTGGCAAGTTCAGTAAtgcctcgtcgtcgtcgtcctccttcttctcctcctacATCAGTAAAACAACACCGTCCCTCACCTGGGACATGAATCTCGACATCCGGCCTATCCCGAAGTTGAAGAGGGAGCCAGAACTTGATACCGACAAGGAACATCCGCcaatccagcagcagcagcagcaaacagacgAAGCTCAGCAACGACCTCAACACAGAAAGCTGACCTCACACCCCCGCTTTAAAAGGAGGCACAAATCTAGTGAGGATTCCCCCAGAATGGTGCCTTCCAACAGTAAGGCGTCTCTGCCCTtccagccccctccccctgccttgGACTCCCTGGGACCTTTGGCACAACTTGCCCAGCTGCCTCAGATGCCGATGGACCCAGAGGAGCTGTGGGTCCATGAGGGATGCATGGTGTGGACCAGCGGGGTGTATCTGGTCAACGGGAGACTGTACGGTCTGCAAGAGGCATTAGATGGCGCCAGAGAAACG TGCTGCTCCTACTGTGAAATGGTTGGCTCGACCCTGGGCTGCTACAGCAAAGGCTGTACGCTGCGCTACCACTACCTGTGCGCCATTGAAGCAG ATTGCTCTCTGAACAAAGACAACTTCTCCCTGCGGTGTCCAAAGCACAAG TTTTCCTTCCATgctactccctctctctcccccctcctcctgcctccttcGTTCAGTTTACCCAGAGCATCCGGCCTGCCAAGCCAGTGTACCTGGAGCAGtcagagagaggctgagagaaacgcagaagaggaagagacacCACAGTCTTGGAGCT GTTAG